The genomic segment CCTGAACAGAGAAAGAGCAGTGCCTTAAATCCTGCATGGGTTGTAAGATGGAAAAAGCCTGCAAAATAACCTCCTGCTGCAAGCCCCATAAGCATAAAACCAAGCTGGCTTATTGTGGAATATGCCCAGACCTGTTTTATGTCCCTTGCAACCATTGCCATTGTTGAAGCAAGAAGCATACTTAAAGTGCCGACACCAAGACAGAATGTCATGGCAGTTGGTGAAAGGCTGAAAAACGGGAAAAGCCTTGAAAACATGTAAACCCCTGCTGCCACCATTGTTGCAGAATGAAGCAGGGCGCTTACAGGGGTTGGGCCTTCCATTGCATCTGGCAGCCAGGTTAAAAGGGGAAACTGTGCGCTCTTGCCTATAACTCCTCCAAATATGAGGATTGCTGACAGGGTAATAAGAAAAGGGGACATCTGTTTACCAGGCTCAATGCTGTTCATTTCCAGTATGCCGAGATTTCCAGCATTAACAAGAACAATCAGCAGGCCGAGTAAAAAAGCCACATCCCCAAGTCGTGTCATGACAAAAGCCTTTTTCCCGGCTTCACTGGCACTGTTTTTTTCAAACCAGAACCCTATAAGCAAATAGGAAGCCAGGCCCACAAGCTCCCAGAATACATATAATTGAAGCATGGTAGGTGAAATTGTCAGGCTTATCATTGCCCAGGCAAAAAGGGACATGCAGGCATAATATCTTGAAAAACCGGGGTCTCCTGCCATATATTCAAAAGAGTATATCTGGACAAGAAGGCATATTATTGTAACTATTAAAAGCATGATTAAACTGCCGGGATCAATAAGAACCCCCACAGGCACAATAATATCCCCGGAAATCAGCCACTGGCCTGTAAAAATAACAGGAGCTTTCATACCCCAGCTGCGCACAGCAAGAAAAACAGCGCTTAAAAATGATATTGTTATTGCTGCAAGGGATATACCTGCTGACAGTTTCTGCCTGTGCCTGGTAAAAATCATTATAACCCCAAAGGCAAGAAAAGGCATAAGTGCTGAAACAACTGCCACAGTCAGGGTTGTCATGTCTTGAATTGAAGAAGTCATATCTTATGCTCCATTAAATATCTATTTCACAAACATCATCAGAATTAATACATCCAGGGTCAATGGCCCCGGTCTTTTTATATGCGCACACAATAAGAACAAGCCCTATGGAAACCTCGGCAGCAGCCACAGCCATTATAAAAATAACAACAGCATGTCCTTCCAGATGTCCCCAGCGCAGGGCAGCGCCTATAAAGGCAATGGATGCAGCATTGAGCATGATTTCAAATCCCAGAAGTATCATGATAAGATTACGCCTTGTTACAGCGCAGAATATTCCCATGATAAAAAGTATCCCTGCTAAAAACATAACATGTTCGTATGGTACAATCATGTATTATCCTCGCTAATGTTTTTGTGTTTATCATCCCTGCTCATTCCCATATGCAGAACACCGATTAAAGCCACAAGAAGCAGCAGTGATGCAATTTCTATGGTAAACAGCATTAAACTAATTTCATTTCACTTAGTAATGTTTCCGGTGCAATGTCCTGTTCATTAGGCCAGGTCAAAGCACCGAATGAAATATATACTTGATTAAAATAATTAGTATCTTTAAGCTCTTTAAAGACTCCTTTTTCTAAATAGGATTTCATATCAAATATACCTTTTCGCCCATCTTCTATTTCAACATAGATCCTGTAATCAGGTAAAGGTTTTGCAAGTTTAATATCCCAATACATAAGCCCCTCCTATAATGGACGAATTTTGTATGGATTCTCACCACTTATTGAAATTTCCCAGTTTGCAGATAATTCATCTTTGTGCAGTTCAATCCAAGCCTGAACTAGTCTAAGCTGTTTTCTTGGCAATTCACCTGCAATAACATTTCCATCCTCAATGGTTATTGATGCTTCAAATTCAGCGTACTTTGCATGAATATGTGGTAAGTTATGCTGCTTATTGTCAAGAAGATACATACGGATAATTATTCCGTAGAACATTGAAATAATAGGCATAATGTATTATCCTGATTAATTGTTTTTGTGTTTATCATCCCTGCTCATTCCCATATGCAGAACACCGATTAAAGCCACAAGCAGCAGCAGTGATGCAATTTCTATGGAAAGCCAGTGTTGTTGAAACAGATAAT from the Desulfonema limicola genome contains:
- a CDS encoding DUF2442 domain-containing protein, with product MYWDIKLAKPLPDYRIYVEIEDGRKGIFDMKSYLEKGVFKELKDTNYFNQVYISFGALTWPNEQDIAPETLLSEMKLV
- the nuoK gene encoding NADH-quinone oxidoreductase subunit NuoK, coding for MIVPYEHVMFLAGILFIMGIFCAVTRRNLIMILLGFEIMLNAASIAFIGAALRWGHLEGHAVVIFIMAVAAAEVSIGLVLIVCAYKKTGAIDPGCINSDDVCEIDI
- a CDS encoding NADH-quinone oxidoreductase subunit L; amino-acid sequence: MTSSIQDMTTLTVAVVSALMPFLAFGVIMIFTRHRQKLSAGISLAAITISFLSAVFLAVRSWGMKAPVIFTGQWLISGDIIVPVGVLIDPGSLIMLLIVTIICLLVQIYSFEYMAGDPGFSRYYACMSLFAWAMISLTISPTMLQLYVFWELVGLASYLLIGFWFEKNSASEAGKKAFVMTRLGDVAFLLGLLIVLVNAGNLGILEMNSIEPGKQMSPFLITLSAILIFGGVIGKSAQFPLLTWLPDAMEGPTPVSALLHSATMVAAGVYMFSRLFPFFSLSPTAMTFCLGVGTLSMLLASTMAMVARDIKQVWAYSTISQLGFMLMGLAAGGYFAGFFHLTTHAGFKALLFLCSGVFIHTYHSNDMFEIGRQGGRELKIPMICMTIGAAALSGLPPFSGFFSKEAILGRLADMDNPFWLAAALFGAFLTAYYTFRLIFIILFPKEIQKITHEHQDHKGYWIMAWPLVILASITVFLGFFDLSLEHFLLFGDHYMGEHHSWLLVTALSMASAGVILAWFEFGRKKSSQAGFVEKIPVLKELFEQRWYMDHFYRWFLDNIIYKLISGFCVKNDNQVIDRGLDAFANGTKQASRLSANLHLGMIQYKLITMFTAVFLLALYFFF
- the dhiT gene encoding DUF4160 domain-containing protein, translating into MPIISMFYGIIIRMYLLDNKQHNLPHIHAKYAEFEASITIEDGNVIAGELPRKQLRLVQAWIELHKDELSANWEISISGENPYKIRPL